One part of the Parabacteroides distasonis ATCC 8503 genome encodes these proteins:
- a CDS encoding RNA methyltransferase — MRKLKVTELNRLTPEAFKESKKIPLIVVLDHIRSLNNVGSVFRTSDAFRVEAIYLCGITACPPNAEIHKTALGAEETVDWEYFKDTPEAVDKLRQEGYTVCAVEQAEGSVMLDNLQLDKTKKYAIVMGNEVKGVQQNVVDNCDICIEIPQYGTKHSLNVSVTTGIVIWDFFKQLSD; from the coding sequence ATGCGAAAATTAAAAGTAACCGAATTGAACCGCCTGACTCCCGAGGCTTTTAAGGAAAGTAAGAAGATACCTTTAATCGTTGTCTTAGACCATATTAGAAGTCTTAACAACGTAGGTTCCGTGTTTCGTACCTCCGATGCTTTCCGGGTAGAGGCTATTTATCTTTGTGGTATTACGGCTTGCCCTCCGAACGCGGAGATCCATAAGACCGCCTTAGGAGCGGAAGAAACCGTAGATTGGGAATATTTCAAGGATACCCCGGAGGCTGTTGATAAACTGCGCCAAGAGGGATATACGGTATGTGCCGTAGAGCAAGCGGAAGGTAGTGTCATGTTAGATAACTTGCAGTTAGACAAGACAAAGAAATACGCTATCGTCATGGGTAACGAAGTAAAAGGCGTTCAACAAAATGTGGTTGATAACTGTGATATATGTATTGAAATACCTCAATACGGTACAAAGCATTCCTTGAACGTATCGGTTACTACCGGTATCGTGATCTGGGATTTCTTCAAGCAACTATCAGATTAA
- a CDS encoding T9SS type A sorting domain-containing protein, which yields MRHILTIILFSFFSFTVLAANFNTTGWKTYLSYNNTNSVEESNDQVFVVAEGSLYTYGKDDNSIKQYYKGNGLNDNTISLIRYNKQTKSLLIIYDNSNIDILEGGVTTNLPYLSTSTSIRDKQINSVLVHDEYAYLSTAFGIVVVNMAKKEIKDTYKLSLNITSCAIQNGNIYASTTNKAEVSSGIIYASLKENLLDKANWKPYGLSNLSDSHTISAIASFKNTLFYLVSQQGIFYENNGELSRIINSSTLKYMKVIGEKLACIDNSRVFIVSDTQKFDQINLSINDISTYQTDKYWIAEGSKGLRSIQRKGSNSFEALNEPIILDGPYSNSAFDIVCKNDKVYMIIGGKDLLNGKRFDKGGYILTYDYDKWSFIDPKEAQKKLNLPRNPRDYTSIAVTTDDSNDEIVYASSMGDGVIQYKNGTPVQSYNEKNAFKETAGGYGSGYCYIDGLAFDKNGNLWMTSSEVNHAVLVLDKAGAWHRLDIEQLRGVYTINDILITSTNDKWIYVPRNTPKLVMIPNSESLDEVSSYEFTTLIDTDGKELTPSNYTCVAEDKDGYIWVGTNRGAVYFTKPRISSAEDKAATRCTRVKYTNEETGNLAYFLDNVVVTTLKVDAGNRKWIGTKGNGVYVLDNDNETIVYQFNTTNSPLLSDNIYDIEINDKTGEVFIGTDKGLNSYQGEASEGKSDYSEIYAYPNPVRPEHMDKVTIVGLMDNSNVKITDLNGNIIYQTKSLGGQAIWNCRNANGSRVATGVYLVLASTEEASESVVTKIIVVK from the coding sequence ATGAGACATATACTTACTATCATTCTATTTTCATTTTTTTCATTCACTGTATTAGCCGCTAATTTTAATACAACCGGATGGAAAACGTATCTTTCTTACAATAACACAAACAGCGTAGAGGAATCGAACGACCAAGTATTTGTGGTAGCGGAAGGATCTCTTTATACGTATGGAAAAGATGATAATAGTATTAAGCAATATTATAAAGGAAACGGATTAAATGATAATACGATTTCTTTGATCCGCTATAATAAACAAACAAAATCACTCCTTATTATCTATGATAATTCAAATATAGATATACTTGAGGGAGGAGTGACGACAAATCTACCTTATCTGTCGACCAGTACGTCCATAAGAGACAAACAAATCAATTCAGTATTGGTACATGATGAATATGCCTATTTATCGACAGCATTTGGTATCGTCGTGGTCAATATGGCCAAAAAGGAAATAAAAGATACCTACAAGCTTTCCTTAAATATAACATCGTGTGCCATACAGAATGGCAATATATATGCCTCTACAACCAATAAGGCAGAAGTATCTTCGGGGATTATATACGCCTCATTAAAAGAGAACCTACTGGATAAGGCAAACTGGAAGCCCTATGGATTATCAAACCTTTCCGATAGTCATACGATCTCAGCTATCGCTTCATTCAAGAATACTTTGTTCTACTTGGTCAGTCAGCAAGGTATCTTCTATGAAAACAATGGAGAGCTTTCCCGAATAATAAATAGCTCAACCCTAAAATACATGAAAGTAATAGGCGAAAAATTAGCATGTATAGATAACTCAAGGGTTTTCATCGTATCCGATACGCAAAAGTTTGACCAAATAAACTTAAGTATCAATGATATCAGTACCTATCAAACAGACAAATATTGGATAGCGGAAGGAAGCAAAGGGCTACGTTCTATCCAACGGAAAGGATCAAATAGTTTTGAGGCTCTTAATGAACCTATCATTTTAGACGGACCTTACAGCAATAGCGCATTCGATATTGTTTGTAAAAATGATAAAGTATATATGATCATAGGAGGTAAAGACCTCCTAAATGGTAAGCGCTTCGACAAAGGAGGTTATATTCTTACATACGATTATGATAAATGGTCTTTTATCGATCCTAAAGAAGCCCAAAAGAAACTCAATTTACCAAGAAATCCACGAGACTATACAAGTATAGCCGTAACGACCGATGATTCTAATGATGAGATCGTATACGCCTCTTCCATGGGTGATGGCGTTATCCAATATAAGAATGGAACTCCCGTCCAGTCATACAATGAAAAGAATGCCTTTAAAGAAACCGCAGGAGGCTATGGGTCCGGTTATTGTTATATAGATGGACTGGCCTTTGATAAAAATGGAAATTTGTGGATGACAAGCTCAGAGGTTAACCATGCGGTACTTGTTCTTGACAAAGCAGGAGCATGGCATCGTTTGGATATCGAGCAACTTAGAGGAGTTTATACAATAAACGATATACTTATAACCTCCACTAACGACAAATGGATTTATGTGCCTCGTAACACCCCTAAACTTGTAATGATACCGAATAGCGAGTCTTTAGACGAAGTTTCCTCGTATGAGTTTACTACACTTATTGATACCGACGGAAAAGAATTGACTCCTAGTAATTATACATGCGTAGCCGAGGATAAGGATGGATATATCTGGGTTGGTACGAATCGGGGAGCCGTATACTTCACTAAACCTAGGATCTCTTCCGCTGAGGATAAAGCCGCTACACGTTGTACAAGGGTAAAATATACCAATGAGGAAACTGGCAATCTCGCTTATTTCTTAGATAACGTTGTCGTCACGACCCTAAAAGTAGACGCAGGTAATCGAAAATGGATTGGAACCAAAGGAAATGGCGTCTATGTTCTAGATAATGATAATGAGACAATCGTTTATCAATTTAATACGACCAATAGCCCGCTCCTTTCCGATAACATATACGATATAGAGATAAACGATAAGACCGGTGAAGTTTTTATCGGTACCGATAAAGGACTAAATTCCTATCAAGGAGAAGCTTCGGAAGGTAAATCTGATTACTCGGAGATCTACGCATATCCTAATCCGGTACGTCCCGAACATATGGATAAAGTAACGATTGTAGGATTAATGGATAATTCGAATGTAAAAATCACGGATTTAAACGGAAATATTATTTATCAAACTAAATCCTTGGGGGGGCAAGCTATCTGGAATTGCCGGAACGCAAACGGATCACGTGTAGCGACAGGCGTATATCTTGTACTAGCTTCCACGGAGGAAGCCTCAGAGAGCGTCGTAACAAAAATCATTGTAGTCAAATAG
- a CDS encoding acyltransferase family protein has product MNQSEKVLLNSRLINQVKEANNFDFIRFFLAYSVMFNHFSTLTETDPFWFVSGGFRVKGFFIISGFLVMFSFLRTPNTRIFFRKRIQRIMPAYSLTILLCALIGLFLTSLSCREYLTSSSLYTYLICNLLTFNFLSPDLPGVFDTNPLQAMNGSLWTIKVEFMLYITIPIIYWLLKRYNKLVCLLLIYILSFIYSTTCNYLDDMTHNPIYEFMKRQFPGQMMYFCSGIIILAYFPIFRKYMRYLFPVSLFLLLGREYLLLSIFEPIALASIIITVAYGFKWLHVFNRMGNFSYGIFLIHFPIIQIFIHYGLDQYSFILTLALTTILSTGLGMLSWKYIEKPCLYHPKKKNQMNAMLG; this is encoded by the coding sequence ATGAATCAATCAGAGAAAGTTTTACTCAACTCCAGATTAATAAATCAAGTAAAAGAAGCGAATAATTTTGATTTTATTCGCTTCTTTCTTGCGTATTCTGTCATGTTCAACCATTTCAGCACACTGACAGAGACAGATCCTTTTTGGTTTGTTAGCGGAGGATTTCGAGTGAAAGGTTTCTTTATTATTAGTGGATTTCTTGTTATGTTTAGCTTCTTACGTACGCCTAATACCCGGATTTTTTTCCGTAAACGTATTCAACGTATTATGCCCGCCTACAGCTTGACTATTTTATTATGTGCCTTAATCGGATTATTCCTTACTTCCTTATCCTGCAGGGAATACCTCACCTCTTCTAGCTTATACACCTATCTTATCTGTAATTTACTTACATTTAACTTTTTATCGCCGGATTTACCCGGCGTATTCGATACCAATCCTTTACAAGCGATGAATGGGTCTTTATGGACTATCAAGGTTGAATTCATGCTATATATCACCATACCCATTATCTATTGGTTACTGAAAAGATATAACAAATTAGTATGCCTACTTCTTATTTATATCTTATCTTTCATCTACTCGACAACGTGTAATTATTTAGATGATATGACACACAACCCTATTTATGAATTCATGAAAAGACAATTCCCCGGACAAATGATGTACTTTTGTTCTGGTATTATCATACTTGCCTATTTCCCTATTTTTCGAAAATATATGAGATATTTGTTCCCTGTCAGCCTATTTCTTTTATTGGGTAGAGAGTATCTGTTGCTGAGTATTTTCGAGCCTATCGCTCTAGCCTCTATCATTATCACGGTAGCTTACGGATTCAAGTGGTTACATGTATTCAACCGGATGGGAAATTTCTCGTATGGTATCTTCTTGATTCATTTCCCGATCATCCAGATATTCATTCATTACGGACTTGATCAATATAGCTTTATATTGACATTGGCTCTTACCACTATCCTTAGCACCGGATTAGGTATGTTATCCTGGAAATACATAGAGAAACCTTGTTTATATCATCCTAAAAAGAAAAACCAGATGAACGCAATGCTCGGATGA
- a CDS encoding BRO family protein, which translates to MKKEEITALFGKFESISCEVEGIECWSARELQPLLGYAKWDNFINNVVVKAKEACRNAGEDVQNHFPDVGKMVSIGYGVEKQIDDILLTRYACYLIAQNGDSRKLQVAFAQTYFAVQTRKAEVIEQRLLDCDMLLQRGIKPERLSPDEDIKKVQRRINKDNKKNLKNK; encoded by the coding sequence ATGAAGAAAGAAGAAATTACCGCCCTATTCGGAAAATTCGAATCCATTTCATGTGAGGTAGAAGGCATAGAATGCTGGAGTGCCAGAGAGTTACAACCCCTATTAGGATATGCCAAATGGGATAACTTTATCAATAATGTAGTGGTGAAAGCCAAAGAAGCGTGCCGGAATGCGGGAGAAGATGTACAAAACCATTTTCCCGACGTCGGGAAAATGGTTTCAATAGGTTATGGTGTTGAAAAACAAATAGATGACATCTTATTAACACGCTACGCATGCTATTTAATCGCACAAAATGGTGATAGTCGTAAACTACAAGTAGCTTTCGCTCAGACTTATTTTGCGGTACAAACCCGTAAGGCCGAGGTAATTGAACAACGCCTATTGGATTGTGATATGCTATTGCAAAGGGGAATTAAGCCTGAACGACTCTCCCCTGATGAGGATATTAAAAAGGTACAGCGTAGGATAAATAAGGATAATAAGAAAAACTTGAAGAATAAGTAG
- the nadA gene encoding quinolinate synthase NadA yields the protein MLTNQSIGYMDAPVPKDLDLKEAIDKLRKEKNAIILAHYYQTGDIQDIADYVGDSLALAQWAAKTKADIIVLCGVHFMGETAKILCPDKKVLVPDLNAGCSLADSCPAPEFAEFVKQHPGHTVISYVNTTAAVKAVTDVVVTSTNARQIVESFPEGTPMIFGPDRNLGNYINSITGRNMLLWDGACHVHEQFSLEKILSLKKQYPNAEVITHPECKQPVIQVSDFVGSTAALLKHTIKSDAKQFIVATESGVIHEMRKQSPDKEFIPAPPNDSTCACNECNFMRLNTMEKLYNCLKFEMPEIFVDEEVQKKAIKPIKKMLEISEKLGL from the coding sequence ATGTTGACAAACCAATCAATCGGGTACATGGATGCGCCCGTTCCTAAGGATTTAGACCTTAAGGAAGCGATCGACAAGTTACGTAAAGAGAAGAATGCGATTATTTTGGCGCATTACTATCAAACAGGCGATATACAAGATATAGCGGACTATGTGGGAGACAGTCTGGCCTTGGCACAATGGGCGGCTAAGACGAAGGCGGATATCATCGTGCTTTGTGGGGTTCACTTTATGGGAGAAACGGCGAAGATCCTCTGTCCGGATAAGAAAGTGCTGGTACCGGACTTGAATGCCGGTTGCTCCTTGGCGGATAGTTGTCCGGCTCCGGAGTTTGCCGAGTTCGTCAAGCAACATCCCGGTCATACGGTAATCTCTTACGTGAATACGACCGCCGCCGTGAAAGCGGTCACGGATGTGGTGGTTACTTCCACGAACGCCCGCCAGATCGTGGAGAGCTTCCCGGAAGGTACACCGATGATTTTCGGTCCGGATCGTAACTTAGGTAATTATATCAATAGCATCACGGGACGTAATATGTTGCTTTGGGATGGCGCTTGCCACGTGCATGAGCAATTCTCATTGGAGAAGATCTTATCTTTGAAGAAACAGTACCCGAATGCGGAAGTGATCACCCATCCGGAATGCAAGCAGCCGGTTATACAGGTCTCAGACTTCGTAGGATCGACCGCGGCTTTGCTGAAGCATACCATTAAGTCCGACGCGAAACAATTCATTGTAGCGACGGAAAGTGGCGTTATTCACGAGATGCGCAAGCAGAGTCCGGATAAGGAATTCATCCCGGCTCCTCCGAACGACAGTACTTGCGCTTGCAACGAATGTAATTTCATGCGCTTGAACACGATGGAGAAGCTATATAATTGCTTGAAGTTCGAGATGCCGGAGATATTCGTGGACGAGGAGGTACAGAAGAAGGCGATCAAACCGATCAAGAAGATGTTGGAGATCTCTGAGAAGCTGGGACTCTGA
- a CDS encoding DUF4294 domain-containing protein, translating into MIRKGIYCVLALLVLCSFKGMAQAVKTNIVPEGYQKAQLYEGDTMAVVNLREVFIYPQVKFKNKREQAKYNKLVRDVKRTLPYAKMVYDTLIETYEYMETLPNDKARQAHLKRMEKELFAQYKPELKKLSFSQGKLLIKLIDRECNQSSYNLLKAYLGSFRAGFWNFFAGMFGASLKSEYDPKGKDAMTERVVVLVENGLI; encoded by the coding sequence ATGATACGAAAAGGGATATATTGTGTTTTGGCTCTACTTGTTCTCTGTAGCTTTAAAGGGATGGCGCAGGCGGTAAAGACAAATATTGTTCCGGAAGGTTATCAGAAAGCTCAACTGTATGAAGGTGATACAATGGCTGTCGTCAACCTTCGGGAAGTTTTTATATATCCTCAAGTTAAGTTTAAGAATAAGCGTGAACAAGCCAAGTACAATAAGTTGGTACGAGACGTAAAGCGTACTTTGCCCTATGCCAAAATGGTGTATGACACGTTGATAGAGACCTACGAATACATGGAAACCTTACCGAATGACAAGGCCCGCCAAGCCCACTTGAAACGGATGGAGAAAGAGTTGTTCGCCCAATATAAACCGGAACTAAAAAAATTATCCTTCTCGCAAGGCAAGCTACTTATCAAACTGATCGATAGGGAATGTAATCAATCCAGTTACAATTTATTGAAAGCCTATCTAGGAAGTTTCCGTGCGGGCTTTTGGAATTTCTTCGCCGGAATGTTCGGAGCCAGTCTGAAATCGGAATACGACCCGAAAGGTAAAGATGCCATGACCGAACGGGTCGTCGTATTGGTTGAGAATGGTTTAATCTGA
- a CDS encoding ComEA family DNA-binding protein: MKRLFIILSIILLINSYYANSQIEYSVDKWMEYVEELALETEDTERIESLYADLSYLIEHPFDLNAVTEEQLKRLPFLSDRQIEQLLSYRKRYGNMVSIYELKNIEDIDFQTISLLLPFVYIGDNLVEKRLLTVKNLLKYGRNELQIRYDQCFQQKKGYGEQTDSILLLYPNRKYRGEPFYHSLRYSYTFEDRLQAGFVAEKDAGEPFWNAYHKGYDFYSAHLFLKDINWLKILAIGDYKMSFGQGLVISNDFSPSRTAVVAQAERRTNGFRRHFSTNEQDFFRGVAGTITIKNLDISVFYSYRKMDAAVDSLTFTSLKTDGLHRLQRDWEKRKTITMQVYGGNIRYATPHFHVGLTALSYSFGKFKMDPDPKPYNLFYFRGSNNFNIGVDYMLKSNRIKFYGETSLSKNGAISTLNALQLTPASYISFLVLYRYYDRRYQALFGNAFSQGSTVQNEQGVYMGLQLTPIARWKLSIYADLFRFPWLKYGIDAPSGGQEYMAQIDYTPSRNYSAYLRYKYRQKEKNRTFENDNLLRINSYKQHRIRFQQVYNFSSPFIFKTSLDGILFDDPIKKLNKGIMISQSIGWKPTTLPLQMDGYLAWFHTDDYNSRVSSYEKNILYAFNMPSFYGDGMRFALTFRLDIWKRLSLSAKLAYTHYWDRDLIGTDTEEISGSDKTDLYALLRWKF, from the coding sequence ATGAAACGATTGTTTATAATCTTGTCGATAATTCTGTTGATAAATAGTTATTACGCTAATTCTCAAATAGAATATTCTGTTGATAAGTGGATGGAGTATGTAGAGGAACTAGCCTTGGAAACCGAGGATACGGAGCGTATCGAAAGTTTGTATGCCGATTTATCTTATTTAATTGAGCATCCTTTTGATTTGAATGCCGTGACGGAAGAACAACTGAAGCGATTACCTTTTCTATCCGATCGCCAAATTGAGCAGCTCCTCTCCTATCGGAAACGATACGGAAATATGGTTAGCATCTATGAGTTGAAGAATATAGAGGATATCGATTTTCAGACGATATCTCTTCTCCTTCCATTTGTTTATATAGGTGATAATCTTGTTGAAAAACGGTTGCTTACGGTTAAGAACCTGTTGAAATATGGTCGTAATGAATTACAAATCAGGTATGATCAATGTTTTCAACAGAAAAAGGGATATGGTGAACAAACGGACAGCATACTTTTGTTATATCCGAATCGTAAATATAGAGGAGAACCCTTCTATCACTCCTTACGTTATTCCTATACTTTCGAGGATCGTTTACAAGCAGGCTTCGTAGCCGAGAAAGATGCGGGCGAACCTTTTTGGAACGCATATCATAAAGGATATGACTTTTATTCCGCACATCTATTCCTAAAAGATATCAACTGGTTAAAAATCTTGGCTATAGGGGATTACAAGATGTCTTTCGGACAAGGTCTGGTGATTAGCAATGACTTTTCTCCTAGTCGTACGGCAGTAGTCGCTCAAGCAGAGCGAAGGACAAACGGCTTCCGTAGGCACTTTTCTACCAATGAACAGGATTTCTTTCGAGGGGTGGCCGGTACGATCACGATTAAAAACTTGGATATAAGTGTTTTCTATTCGTACCGAAAAATGGATGCGGCCGTAGATAGCTTGACATTCACCTCATTAAAAACAGACGGACTTCATCGTTTGCAACGGGATTGGGAAAAGAGGAAAACGATAACGATGCAGGTATATGGGGGAAATATCCGTTATGCTACGCCTCATTTTCATGTAGGTTTAACGGCTCTCTCCTATTCGTTCGGTAAGTTTAAGATGGACCCCGATCCAAAACCTTATAACCTGTTCTATTTCAGAGGTTCCAACAATTTCAACATCGGTGTTGACTATATGTTGAAAAGTAACCGTATTAAGTTTTATGGCGAAACTTCCCTTTCGAAAAACGGAGCTATTTCTACCTTGAATGCCTTGCAGTTAACACCCGCTTCTTATATATCTTTCTTGGTATTATACCGTTATTACGACCGCCGTTATCAAGCTTTGTTTGGGAACGCTTTCTCGCAAGGCTCTACGGTTCAGAATGAGCAAGGGGTTTATATGGGATTGCAATTAACCCCGATCGCCCGCTGGAAATTATCCATTTATGCGGACTTATTCCGTTTTCCTTGGTTGAAATACGGGATAGACGCTCCTTCCGGAGGACAGGAATATATGGCTCAGATAGATTATACCCCTAGTAGAAACTATTCAGCTTATCTTCGTTATAAATACCGGCAAAAAGAAAAGAATAGAACTTTTGAAAATGATAATTTATTGAGAATCAATTCTTATAAACAACATCGTATTCGTTTTCAACAGGTTTATAACTTTTCTTCTCCTTTTATTTTTAAGACTTCCTTAGATGGTATTCTATTCGATGATCCTATAAAGAAACTTAATAAAGGAATTATGATCTCCCAAAGTATAGGCTGGAAGCCCACTACCCTACCTCTTCAAATGGATGGTTATCTAGCGTGGTTTCATACGGATGATTACAATAGCCGGGTCAGTTCGTATGAGAAGAATATATTGTATGCCTTTAATATGCCCTCTTTTTATGGGGATGGGATGCGGTTTGCCCTTACCTTTCGTCTGGATATTTGGAAACGTTTATCCTTATCTGCGAAACTGGCTTACACCCATTATTGGGACAGGGATTTGATAGGTACTGATACGGAGGAGATAAGCGGTTCTGATAAAACAGATCTTTATGCTTTGCTTCGCTGGAAATTTTAG
- a CDS encoding TonB-dependent receptor yields the protein MKKIGLMLALLWVICALSWASSPNARIKGQLIDASTNQVINYADIFLFAMGSEKPLQQTFPDDQGRFSFTKVAPGNYVVMVRLMGYDVFTKNDIILDASSPVDLGKLMMSPLEVGIAEVEVVAEKRQLVYKLDKKVVEASSNMMGGGGSAVDILENTPSIRVDAEGDVTFRGSSGFLVYIDGKPSVFSGTQALEQVPAGHIENIEIITTPSAKHDTEGDVGIINIITKKHSQRGLSGMVNLSGSTWLSRHVDFLLAQQHQRSRWYIGGQWTDRLRKSDFDQEKMTVVGDQTTTSHSVGPRTGNSYHYTMKGGWSLNLPKTTIALDLEGGYGGNKRKGEMNYKETRSVAGGSPVTEDYRSIDDYDNDENIGLGSLAVQHKFNDKGHELSGSAYYKYGGHALEYFFNDLMSLEGQRQQGHRAYEAEHRETMRINLDYALPFGKGGKLEAGYQYYSYLEDGDYNMEWWDPKGQTFFWRDDIYNTFYFQEGVNSIYTILSHTWKNLEAQAGVRGEHTHTVLRSSVEGADRTKNRFEFFPSVHLGYTFPNEHRLLASYSRRTTRPQLFYMEPYITYRDFYTAEIGNPDIRPEYINSFELNYRKSFGENTVSATAFHRYRKDKIERLRVPYSAGVTLDSMANVGHDYSTGIELSVSLHPVRWWNTTVNGNVYHYKVKNEQAAGGNTTSSTNYDILWNNLFNLGKYTRIQLDGSFVGPSVTTQGRTDAYWYANVAVRQQLCNRKLTATLAFRDIFRSAKYISDIQTADLRSLTRIKPKYPQITLTLSWTFNSFKAKSTQAKEDRSEMFEGIKH from the coding sequence ATGAAAAAGATAGGACTAATGTTGGCCTTATTATGGGTGATTTGTGCGCTCTCGTGGGCTTCTTCTCCGAATGCCCGTATTAAGGGGCAGTTAATAGATGCCTCTACGAATCAAGTGATTAATTATGCGGATATCTTTCTGTTTGCGATGGGAAGTGAAAAACCTTTGCAACAGACTTTTCCGGACGATCAAGGACGTTTCTCGTTTACTAAGGTGGCTCCGGGTAATTATGTGGTCATGGTCCGTCTGATGGGATATGATGTGTTTACAAAGAATGATATCATCTTGGATGCCTCGTCTCCGGTGGATTTAGGTAAGTTGATGATGAGTCCCTTGGAGGTAGGTATCGCCGAAGTGGAGGTAGTGGCCGAGAAACGCCAATTGGTTTATAAGTTGGATAAGAAAGTGGTCGAGGCCTCTTCCAATATGATGGGAGGAGGCGGTTCCGCGGTGGATATATTAGAGAATACGCCTTCCATACGGGTAGACGCGGAAGGCGATGTTACTTTTCGTGGAAGCAGCGGCTTTTTGGTTTACATAGATGGTAAGCCGAGTGTCTTCTCGGGTACACAGGCTTTGGAGCAAGTCCCGGCCGGGCATATAGAGAATATAGAGATTATCACGACACCTTCCGCCAAGCATGATACGGAAGGCGACGTAGGTATCATTAATATTATCACGAAGAAGCATTCCCAGCGGGGATTGAGTGGGATGGTGAATCTCTCGGGAAGTACGTGGCTTTCCCGCCATGTCGATTTCTTGTTGGCACAGCAACATCAGCGTTCCCGTTGGTACATCGGCGGACAGTGGACAGACCGGTTGCGCAAGAGTGATTTCGACCAAGAGAAGATGACGGTGGTGGGCGATCAGACCACTACCTCGCATTCCGTCGGGCCTCGTACGGGAAACAGCTATCATTATACGATGAAAGGCGGTTGGAGCCTGAATCTTCCCAAGACAACCATCGCGTTGGATCTGGAGGGCGGCTATGGCGGAAATAAGCGTAAGGGAGAAATGAACTATAAGGAAACCCGTTCGGTAGCGGGCGGCTCTCCGGTGACGGAAGATTATCGAAGCATAGATGATTATGATAATGATGAGAATATAGGTTTGGGAAGTCTGGCGGTACAGCATAAGTTCAACGATAAGGGACACGAGCTTTCCGGTAGTGCCTATTACAAATATGGCGGTCATGCCTTGGAATATTTCTTTAACGACTTGATGTCCTTGGAAGGGCAACGCCAACAGGGGCACCGTGCTTATGAGGCCGAGCACCGGGAAACGATGCGTATCAATCTGGATTACGCCTTGCCTTTCGGAAAAGGAGGTAAGCTAGAGGCGGGTTACCAATATTATTCTTATCTGGAAGACGGCGATTACAATATGGAATGGTGGGACCCCAAGGGACAAACGTTCTTTTGGCGTGATGATATCTACAACACGTTTTATTTTCAAGAAGGGGTGAATTCTATCTATACGATTCTTTCCCATACGTGGAAGAATTTAGAGGCGCAAGCCGGCGTTCGGGGAGAGCATACGCATACGGTCTTGCGAAGTTCCGTGGAGGGAGCGGATCGTACGAAGAATCGTTTTGAGTTTTTCCCATCGGTGCATTTGGGCTATACGTTCCCGAATGAGCATCGTTTGTTGGCTTCCTATTCCCGTCGTACCACACGTCCGCAGCTTTTCTATATGGAGCCTTATATCACGTATCGCGACTTTTATACGGCCGAGATCGGTAATCCGGATATACGTCCGGAGTACATCAACTCCTTTGAATTGAACTACCGGAAGAGTTTCGGGGAAAACACGGTATCCGCCACCGCCTTTCATCGGTATCGGAAGGATAAGATCGAGCGGTTGCGTGTTCCCTATTCAGCCGGTGTAACCTTGGATTCGATGGCGAACGTAGGGCATGATTACTCGACGGGTATCGAGCTAAGCGTCAGTCTGCATCCGGTACGCTGGTGGAATACCACGGTCAACGGAAACGTTTATCACTATAAGGTGAAGAACGAACAGGCCGCCGGTGGAAATACGACCTCTAGCACCAATTATGATATCCTATGGAATAACCTGTTTAATCTGGGGAAATACACACGTATCCAATTGGATGGTAGTTTTGTAGGCCCTTCCGTAACGACGCAGGGCCGTACGGACGCTTATTGGTACGCGAACGTAGCCGTCCGCCAGCAACTATGTAACCGAAAACTAACCGCCACCTTAGCTTTCCGGGATATTTTCCGTTCCGCCAAATATATCAGCGATATCCAAACGGCAGATTTACGCTCCCTGACACGTATCAAACCCAAATATCCACAAATCACGTTGACGTTGAGTTGGACATTTAATAGTTTCAAGGCTAAATCCACCCAAGCGAAAGAAGATCGCTCGGAGATGTTTGAGGGTATAAAGCATTGA